The following are from one region of the Phycisphaerae bacterium genome:
- a CDS encoding M4 family metallopeptidase yields MDTTMSTGNGKRAGEGLPPLMILLLAVAPAAAQQSARENVAILGARATGEATFVVARDGGTIPMPPLAGGADRPMEFLRAYGVLFGVDDPAQELVLDAQRTGADALGQVHTTYRQVHRGIPVFTGMLKVHENAAGGIIAANGDFYPIPNKLRTDPSVTADLAAALAKADVSDDVPGAVTAVESSELVIVDPGWYGDKPRGARLAWYLVLEDLPAGVRDSFLIDAHSGEVLDRWSLLESARLRLTYNGKQRVALPGELVRLETQGPVDLPAIQESLERDINRAHDYAADVYGFFYRGFGYDSIDGLGLPIVQTVNTAALACPNAAWLGEQAVYCLGMASDDVVAHELMHGITQFTAALVYQNQPGQLNESFSDIFGELIDLYNGDAAFKNTVSGTPWPKDAGYADNDVDEPNLARADVCVNNPVSQGVRWLMGEDTGFLGNNAIRDMWHPPCFGDPDRANSPLQTCGGIGGADNGGVHTGSGIPNHAFAIMVDGKSFNGYNIGSMGPIKAGAVWFRALTTYLTPGSDFEDTYNGLVQSATDLIGTFPNDPRTGLPSSSMFSEVDAGRVNGALLAVEMNTEGSCGATQPLLDPAPPVLCPSKAIIFRDTFDDGVMDWGTYNTEPPTPYDWVVRDDLPIGREGYALYIADPNLGNCVDVDESARHELWSPPITLPATGMVNPGVVFTHFVATEPGYDGGTIRLRVNGGDFLLIPPEKLSYNTYNADLIAQAAGNTNPLAGLPAFTGAGTAWAQTVIDLTGLVSDGDTIRLRFDFGKDGCTGVDGWYIDDFEVFHCGGCSTSAACNDADPCAVDYCMADALCQSAALPICNAELLTDPFSGSIDARQPYDKTSPGAVQTWADLDLYLLEGDEFPADMASISEIGGDGVPPTVTGAARVDATRIRFSLSEPIEPGTWVDVSLNGVAAHACFASLPGDVNGSRTANAFDLIALLDQINGVAEALPDFATDLNRSALTDANDVITLIELLSGDGFESWQGRAIPPSPCGP; encoded by the coding sequence ATGGATACCACGATGTCTACCGGGAACGGCAAGCGGGCAGGCGAGGGTTTGCCACCGTTGATGATTCTGCTTCTGGCCGTCGCGCCGGCGGCGGCACAGCAATCTGCGCGGGAGAACGTCGCGATTCTCGGTGCGCGTGCGACGGGCGAGGCCACGTTCGTCGTGGCGCGGGATGGGGGGACGATTCCGATGCCGCCGCTGGCGGGCGGCGCCGATCGGCCGATGGAGTTTCTTCGCGCGTACGGGGTGTTATTCGGCGTTGACGATCCCGCCCAGGAGCTCGTGCTCGACGCACAGCGGACGGGTGCCGACGCACTCGGCCAGGTGCATACGACTTACCGCCAGGTTCATCGCGGCATTCCCGTGTTCACCGGGATGTTGAAGGTCCACGAGAACGCCGCCGGCGGCATCATCGCCGCCAACGGGGACTTCTATCCGATTCCAAACAAGCTGCGGACAGATCCGTCCGTCACGGCCGACCTGGCCGCGGCGCTGGCCAAGGCCGATGTCTCCGACGACGTTCCCGGTGCGGTGACGGCGGTCGAGTCGTCCGAGTTGGTGATCGTCGATCCCGGGTGGTATGGGGACAAGCCCCGGGGTGCGCGGCTTGCATGGTATCTGGTGCTTGAGGATCTACCGGCCGGTGTTCGCGATTCGTTCCTGATCGACGCGCACAGCGGCGAGGTGCTCGATCGCTGGTCGCTTCTGGAGAGCGCGCGGCTTCGACTGACGTACAACGGCAAGCAGCGGGTCGCCCTTCCCGGTGAACTGGTGCGGCTGGAAACACAGGGGCCGGTGGATCTGCCGGCAATTCAGGAGTCGCTGGAGCGGGACATCAACCGGGCCCATGATTATGCCGCGGATGTGTACGGATTCTTCTACCGCGGCTTCGGGTATGACAGCATCGACGGGCTGGGACTGCCCATCGTGCAGACGGTCAACACGGCGGCACTGGCCTGTCCGAACGCCGCGTGGTTGGGCGAGCAGGCGGTGTACTGCCTGGGCATGGCGTCGGACGATGTGGTTGCGCATGAACTGATGCACGGCATCACGCAATTCACGGCCGCGCTGGTGTATCAGAACCAGCCCGGACAACTCAACGAGTCCTTTTCGGACATCTTCGGCGAGTTGATCGATCTGTATAACGGTGATGCGGCGTTCAAGAATACCGTGTCCGGCACGCCCTGGCCGAAGGACGCGGGCTACGCGGACAACGACGTGGACGAGCCGAATCTGGCTCGTGCGGACGTGTGCGTGAACAATCCGGTGTCGCAGGGGGTTCGCTGGCTGATGGGCGAGGATACCGGTTTCCTGGGGAATAATGCGATCCGTGACATGTGGCATCCGCCGTGCTTCGGTGATCCCGACCGGGCCAACAGCCCGCTCCAGACCTGCGGCGGAATAGGCGGTGCCGACAACGGCGGCGTGCACACCGGCAGCGGCATCCCCAACCACGCCTTTGCCATCATGGTCGATGGCAAATCCTTCAACGGGTACAACATCGGCTCCATGGGGCCGATCAAGGCCGGGGCCGTCTGGTTTCGGGCTCTGACCACCTACCTTACGCCGGGTTCGGATTTCGAGGACACCTACAACGGGCTCGTGCAATCGGCCACGGATCTGATCGGCACGTTTCCGAATGACCCCCGGACCGGCCTGCCGTCCAGTTCCATGTTCTCCGAGGTGGATGCGGGGCGAGTCAACGGCGCGCTTCTGGCGGTGGAAATGAATACCGAGGGAAGCTGTGGGGCGACCCAGCCGCTCCTGGATCCCGCGCCCCCGGTACTGTGTCCGAGCAAGGCGATCATCTTCCGTGACACCTTCGACGACGGGGTCATGGACTGGGGCACGTACAACACCGAACCGCCAACACCCTACGACTGGGTGGTTCGCGACGATCTACCCATCGGCCGGGAGGGATATGCGCTGTATATCGCCGACCCCAATCTGGGCAATTGCGTGGACGTCGACGAGAGCGCCCGGCATGAGTTGTGGAGTCCGCCCATTACGCTTCCGGCGACGGGAATGGTGAATCCGGGCGTGGTCTTTACGCACTTCGTGGCCACGGAACCGGGCTACGACGGCGGCACCATCCGCTTGCGCGTCAACGGCGGCGACTTTCTTCTGATCCCGCCGGAGAAGCTCAGCTACAACACGTACAACGCCGACTTGATCGCACAGGCGGCCGGGAACACGAACCCACTCGCCGGTCTTCCCGCCTTTACGGGCGCGGGAACCGCGTGGGCCCAGACGGTCATCGACCTGACCGGGCTGGTCAGCGACGGGGATACCATTCGTTTGCGGTTCGATTTCGGTAAAGACGGGTGCACCGGGGTTGATGGGTGGTACATCGACGACTTTGAAGTCTTCCATTGTGGGGGTTGCAGCACATCCGCCGCGTGCAATGACGCCGATCCTTGCGCCGTCGACTACTGCATGGCCGACGCGTTGTGCCAATCGGCCGCGCTGCCCATTTGCAACGCGGAGCTGCTGACCGATCCGTTCAGCGGGTCGATCGACGCGCGGCAGCCGTACGACAAGACGTCGCCCGGAGCCGTTCAGACGTGGGCAGATCTCGACCTCTATCTGCTCGAAGGCGACGAGTTTCCCGCGGACATGGCCTCGATCAGCGAGATCGGGGGCGACGGGGTGCCGCCGACGGTGACCGGCGCGGCGCGGGTCGACGCCACGCGGATTCGATTTTCGCTTTCGGAGCCGATCGAGCCGGGCACCTGGGTCGATGTATCGTTGAACGGGGTGGCGGCACATGCCTGTTTCGCGTCGCTGCCGGGCGACGTCAACGGCTCGAGAACGGCGAACGCATTCGACTTGATCGCCCTTTTGGATCAGATCAACGGTGTTGCCGAGGCGCTGCCCGATTTTGCCACGGACCTGAATCGCTCGGCGCTGACGGACGCCAATGATGTCATCACCCTGATTGAATTGCTGAGCGGCGACGGATTCGAGTCGTGGCAGGGACGGGCCATTCCACCTTCGCCTTGCGGACCGTGA
- a CDS encoding DUF3311 domain-containing protein, translated as MKNFVYALVILLIVLHQDFWFWDDSETLVLGFIPIGLAYHMGISIAAACTWALANHFCWPKDVDEIESLPKAQARGQEGH; from the coding sequence ATGAAGAACTTCGTGTATGCCCTGGTCATTCTGCTGATCGTGCTGCATCAGGACTTCTGGTTCTGGGACGATTCGGAGACGCTGGTGCTGGGGTTCATTCCCATCGGGCTGGCCTACCACATGGGGATATCCATCGCGGCGGCCTGCACCTGGGCCCTGGCCAACCACTTCTGCTGGCCGAAGGACGTTGACGAAATCGAGTCCCTTCCCAAGGCGCAGGCGCGCGGTCAGGAGGGGCACTGA
- a CDS encoding coproporphyrinogen III oxidase family protein, with amino-acid sequence MELDVNDRTEVGSYFVANYPPFSAWSAEHVPAVQEVLGRPAEQVPLGLYLHIPFCRKRCKFCYFRVYTDKNSDDIETYLQALSQEVALYADQPALAGRTFEFVYFGGGTPSYLSIQQLERLVERIGAHWSWDRAREVTFECEPGTLKEGKVETIRSIGVTRLSLGVEHFDDEVLALNGRAHKSPEIRRCWEWIKRAEFDQVNVDLIAGMVGDTQEKWDRTVEETLRLDPDSVTIYQMELPFNTVFAREADDTSAAPSVADWSTKRRWVSEAFNRFESAGYVVSSGYTLVKPSSSGRFVYRDANWHGADMIGMGVASFSHLQGVHYQNHDRWEDYVEALQQGRLPLSRALPVTEHQRLIREMILQLKLGRIDAAYFQRKFGANILDTFGEAFSSLRDEGLADVDDGTITLSRKGLLRVDGLLPRFYEPAFRNVRYT; translated from the coding sequence GTGGAACTCGACGTCAACGATCGAACCGAGGTCGGCAGTTACTTCGTGGCCAACTACCCGCCTTTCTCGGCGTGGTCCGCGGAGCATGTTCCGGCCGTTCAGGAGGTCCTGGGGCGACCGGCGGAGCAGGTTCCCCTGGGGCTTTACCTGCATATTCCGTTCTGCCGAAAGCGTTGCAAATTCTGCTATTTCCGCGTGTACACGGACAAGAATTCGGACGACATCGAGACCTACCTGCAGGCGCTGTCGCAGGAGGTGGCGCTGTATGCCGACCAGCCGGCGCTGGCCGGTCGGACGTTCGAGTTCGTCTATTTCGGCGGAGGAACACCATCGTATTTGAGCATCCAGCAGCTTGAACGGCTGGTGGAGCGCATTGGCGCGCACTGGTCGTGGGATCGGGCGCGGGAGGTCACCTTCGAGTGCGAGCCGGGGACGCTGAAGGAAGGCAAGGTGGAAACGATCCGGTCCATCGGCGTCACGCGTCTGAGCCTGGGCGTCGAGCACTTCGATGACGAGGTGTTGGCGCTCAACGGGCGGGCGCACAAGTCGCCGGAGATCCGGCGGTGCTGGGAGTGGATCAAACGCGCGGAGTTCGACCAGGTGAACGTCGACCTGATCGCGGGCATGGTGGGCGACACCCAGGAGAAGTGGGATCGAACCGTGGAGGAGACCCTCCGGCTCGATCCGGACAGCGTGACGATCTATCAGATGGAACTGCCCTTCAATACCGTGTTTGCTCGCGAAGCGGATGACACGAGCGCGGCACCATCCGTGGCGGACTGGTCCACCAAGCGGCGCTGGGTCAGCGAGGCCTTCAACCGGTTTGAATCGGCGGGCTACGTCGTCTCGAGCGGGTATACGCTGGTCAAGCCGTCATCGAGCGGCCGGTTCGTCTACCGCGACGCCAACTGGCATGGCGCGGACATGATCGGCATGGGCGTGGCGAGCTTCTCGCACCTTCAGGGCGTGCACTATCAGAATCACGATCGCTGGGAGGACTACGTGGAGGCGCTTCAGCAAGGCCGGCTTCCCCTCTCGCGCGCCCTGCCCGTCACGGAACACCAGCGTCTGATCCGAGAGATGATCCTGCAACTCAAGCTCGGCCGGATCGACGCGGCGTATTTCCAGCGGAAGTTCGGCGCAAACATTCTGGACACCTTCGGCGAAGCGTTTTCGTCGCTGAGAGACGAGGGTCTGGCTGACGTTGATGACGGAACGATCACCCTGAGTCGCAAGGGGCTGCTGCGGGTCGACGGGCTGCTTCCCCGGTTCTACGAGCCTGCGTTTCGAAACGTGCGGTACACCTGA
- a CDS encoding ATP-dependent helicase produces the protein MTSWLEELNPAQREAVTAPGGPVLVIAGAGTGKTKTLASRVAWLIERGVPPDRILLLTFTRRAAAEMIGRAARLCGKDASGKVWGGTFHAVSNRLLRVYGTAIGLPPDFTVMDEDDASDLMGLLRAELGLVGRERRFPSRDTLVRIYSHTVNAQRSLQETLERYFPWCLEDREEIAAVFQEYVARKMRQFLLDYDDLLLYWRALCVAPRVGERAADRFEHVLVDEYQDTNTLQSDILRGMRKKYDNVMVVGDDAQSIYGFRAATIRNILDFPSQFPGTRQIMLEQNYRSTQPILAAANAVMEQARERYTKELWSRRESTQRPVLITCQDEAHQTELVYRQILEHLEQGIPLMKQAVLFRAAHHSADLEIALTRRNIPYHKFGGLKFIEAAHIKDALAVLRILENPFDEISWFRVLRLMRGVGPKIARRIMDGLGVLGRGALPPAQATDASIAVLPAEPSSGAIAAADRSDREPASTRAIAPLRRLLDAPPVVPESAREEFASLRQTISDCLAAAPPGWTEDSGDGAAPSRKRQNVAAQIERIARFLEPLLARAYDNAAMRMRDIEQLARIAERYRSRARFVVDLTLDPPRATSDLAGAPHLDEDWLTLSTIHSAKGCEWSAVYVLHVADGMIPSDMALRDEEGVEEERRLLYVAMTRAKDHLYLYFPFRYYHQRFGLSDGHGYAQLSRYLADIPRDRLEVRSAGAAAFPDARPGGASDIRAQLGRLWQGPE, from the coding sequence TTGACTTCCTGGCTTGAAGAGCTCAATCCCGCGCAGCGCGAGGCGGTGACCGCCCCGGGCGGTCCCGTTCTGGTCATCGCGGGAGCGGGAACGGGCAAGACCAAGACGCTTGCCAGTCGCGTGGCGTGGCTTATCGAGCGCGGCGTACCGCCGGATCGCATCCTCCTGCTGACGTTCACCCGGCGGGCGGCGGCGGAGATGATCGGCCGTGCGGCGCGACTGTGCGGCAAGGACGCTTCGGGCAAGGTCTGGGGCGGCACCTTCCATGCCGTGTCCAACCGGTTGCTGCGCGTTTATGGAACCGCAATAGGATTGCCGCCGGATTTCACGGTGATGGACGAGGACGACGCGAGCGACCTGATGGGCTTGCTTCGCGCCGAACTGGGGCTGGTAGGGCGGGAACGGCGGTTTCCGTCGCGGGATACGCTGGTCCGCATCTACTCCCACACCGTGAACGCCCAACGGTCGCTCCAGGAAACGCTCGAGCGCTACTTTCCCTGGTGCCTGGAGGATCGCGAAGAGATCGCCGCGGTTTTCCAGGAGTATGTCGCGCGCAAGATGCGGCAGTTTCTGCTGGACTACGACGATCTGCTGCTGTACTGGCGGGCGTTGTGCGTCGCGCCGCGCGTCGGGGAGCGAGCGGCCGATCGCTTCGAGCATGTCCTCGTGGACGAGTACCAGGATACGAATACGCTGCAAAGCGACATCCTGCGTGGCATGCGGAAGAAGTATGACAATGTGATGGTGGTGGGCGATGACGCGCAGTCGATTTATGGATTTCGCGCGGCGACGATCCGCAACATCCTCGACTTTCCGTCCCAGTTCCCCGGGACGCGGCAGATCATGCTGGAGCAGAACTATCGCTCGACGCAACCGATCCTTGCCGCGGCGAACGCGGTCATGGAACAGGCCCGGGAGCGGTACACGAAGGAGCTCTGGTCGCGGCGAGAATCGACGCAGCGGCCGGTCCTGATCACCTGCCAGGATGAGGCGCATCAGACGGAGCTTGTGTACCGGCAGATTCTGGAGCACCTGGAGCAGGGGATCCCGCTGATGAAGCAGGCGGTGCTGTTCCGGGCGGCGCACCACAGCGCCGACCTGGAGATTGCTCTGACGCGGCGGAACATCCCCTACCACAAGTTCGGCGGACTGAAGTTCATCGAAGCGGCGCACATCAAGGACGCGCTGGCGGTGTTGCGCATTCTCGAGAACCCATTTGACGAGATCAGTTGGTTTCGCGTGCTCCGCCTGATGCGTGGGGTCGGCCCGAAAATTGCGCGGCGGATTATGGACGGGCTGGGTGTTCTTGGCAGAGGCGCGTTGCCGCCTGCGCAGGCAACTGACGCATCCATCGCCGTGTTACCCGCGGAACCGTCAAGCGGAGCCATCGCCGCTGCTGATCGCTCAGACCGTGAACCGGCATCGACGCGCGCCATCGCCCCGCTTCGCAGGCTCCTGGACGCACCGCCGGTCGTTCCGGAAAGTGCCCGGGAGGAATTCGCGTCATTGCGGCAGACGATTTCGGATTGCCTGGCGGCTGCCCCGCCGGGGTGGACGGAGGACTCGGGGGACGGCGCTGCACCTTCTCGCAAGCGACAGAATGTCGCGGCGCAGATCGAGCGCATCGCCCGGTTTCTCGAGCCATTGCTGGCGCGGGCGTACGACAACGCGGCCATGAGAATGCGCGATATTGAGCAGCTCGCACGTATCGCGGAGAGATACCGTTCCCGGGCGCGGTTTGTTGTGGACCTGACGCTCGATCCGCCCCGGGCGACGTCGGACCTGGCCGGAGCCCCCCATCTTGACGAGGACTGGTTGACCCTGAGCACCATCCACTCGGCCAAGGGTTGCGAGTGGAGCGCCGTATACGTTCTCCATGTTGCGGATGGGATGATTCCCTCAGACATGGCCCTGCGAGACGAGGAAGGGGTTGAGGAGGAGCGCCGCCTGTTGTACGTGGCCATGACCCGGGCCAAGGATCACCTTTACCTATATTTCCCATTTCGCTACTACCACCAACGATTCGGGCTGTCCGACGGGCACGGGTACGCGCAGTTGTCGCGATACCTGGCGGACATTCCGCGTGACCGGCTGGAAGTTCGTTCGGCGGGTGCTGCAGCCTTCCCGGATGCGCGGCCGGGAGGCGCATCCGACATTCGCGCGCAGCTCGGTCGGCTCTGGCAAGGCCCCGAATGA
- a CDS encoding pyruvate, phosphate dikinase has translation MPDMDSPTHESDSSEGLGHDPQETEAVLRELLAGHPQLAERVHRELMVALHKRGIVGVDALYDEARRRLGTAPSEKTRDPNIVTRTPWDERERRAVEELIHEFVSRRFTPAEVEDIVNLTLKREKMQSLEQVANLPSVTFRQLADEVQRFCELPVGETRVPPSEMIGTRVALIRHFLSDQLEFLAIAKQHLIVRDFEDVTRRMIGGDQGMGRIGGKAGGMILANRILTSAEEGKEPFLPLATPESYYLRSDVIEEFLSLNRFQEYRNQKYKPIQDVAREYPIIRGVFRNGDFPLKIVHQLRRVLEQLGPDPLIVRSSSLLEDRLGTAFSGKYASFFLANQGSLEYRLRALLGAIAEVYASVLSADPILYRREHDLIDYVESMAVLIQKVVGTRVGKYYLPAFAGVAFSRNEYRWSPRIRREDGMARLVVGLGTRAVDRGGPDYPRMVALAAPTLRPESNTQEIRRGAQQTVDVIDLEQNRFRSIRVRELLEEAPDFPMLDKIISIHRDGGLYAPTMLHVDAEPDDMVVTFDKLVRSTPFAQRIRGILDLLERAYERPVDIEFACDGENLYVLQCRSLSQTAESSPAQPPDDVRPEDVIFDARKYVRSGMIDRIEYVVYVDPRAYDAIPDLDRRYELARVVGRVNHRLERGTFILMGPGRWGSKDIRLGVPVRYADINRCRMLIEIARAKGGFVPEVSFGTHFFQDLVEAKIQYLPLYPDESPNRFNERFFDESPNVLAELLPEDAEFSEELRVICVPTATSGRRVHVAMDGEADYAVAYLR, from the coding sequence ATGCCCGATATGGACTCACCGACGCACGAATCGGACTCCTCCGAGGGGCTGGGACACGATCCGCAGGAGACGGAAGCGGTCCTGCGTGAGCTGCTGGCGGGGCACCCGCAACTGGCCGAGCGCGTCCACCGGGAGTTGATGGTTGCGCTGCACAAGCGAGGCATCGTCGGCGTCGACGCGCTGTATGACGAAGCCCGGCGGCGCCTGGGCACCGCGCCGTCCGAGAAGACACGCGATCCGAACATCGTCACGCGGACGCCCTGGGACGAGCGCGAGCGCCGCGCGGTCGAGGAGCTGATCCACGAGTTCGTGTCCCGGCGGTTCACGCCGGCCGAGGTCGAGGACATCGTCAATCTCACGCTCAAGCGGGAGAAGATGCAGAGCCTCGAGCAGGTGGCCAACCTGCCCTCGGTAACGTTCCGTCAACTGGCCGACGAGGTGCAGCGCTTCTGCGAGCTGCCCGTCGGTGAGACGCGGGTCCCGCCATCGGAGATGATCGGCACGCGGGTGGCGCTGATCCGCCATTTTCTGAGCGATCAGCTCGAGTTTCTGGCCATCGCCAAGCAGCACCTTATCGTCCGCGACTTCGAGGATGTGACGCGGCGGATGATCGGGGGCGACCAGGGCATGGGGCGTATCGGGGGCAAGGCCGGGGGCATGATCCTGGCCAACCGCATTCTCACGAGCGCGGAGGAGGGGAAGGAGCCTTTTCTTCCGCTGGCCACGCCCGAATCGTACTACCTCCGCAGCGACGTGATCGAGGAGTTTTTGTCCCTCAACCGGTTCCAGGAGTACCGCAACCAGAAGTACAAGCCGATCCAGGACGTCGCTCGCGAGTATCCGATTATCCGCGGCGTATTTCGCAACGGCGACTTTCCGCTCAAGATCGTTCACCAGCTCCGCCGGGTGCTGGAGCAACTGGGCCCCGATCCGCTGATCGTGCGTTCCAGCAGCCTGCTGGAGGACCGGCTGGGGACCGCCTTCTCCGGGAAGTACGCCAGCTTCTTTCTGGCCAACCAGGGCTCGTTGGAGTACCGGCTTCGGGCGCTGCTCGGGGCGATCGCCGAAGTGTACGCCAGCGTGTTGTCCGCCGATCCCATTCTTTACCGGCGCGAGCACGACCTGATCGACTATGTCGAATCCATGGCCGTGCTGATTCAGAAGGTCGTGGGCACGCGCGTGGGGAAGTACTACCTGCCCGCGTTCGCGGGTGTGGCTTTTTCGCGGAACGAGTACCGCTGGTCGCCGAGGATCCGGCGCGAAGACGGCATGGCCCGGCTGGTGGTGGGTCTGGGCACGCGGGCGGTGGATCGCGGGGGTCCGGATTATCCACGGATGGTGGCGCTGGCGGCGCCCACGCTCCGCCCGGAGTCGAACACGCAGGAGATCCGCCGGGGCGCGCAACAGACGGTCGACGTGATCGACCTGGAGCAGAACCGTTTCCGAAGCATTCGGGTGCGCGAACTTCTGGAAGAAGCCCCGGATTTCCCCATGCTCGACAAGATCATCTCGATCCATCGGGACGGGGGTCTGTACGCGCCGACCATGCTGCATGTCGACGCCGAGCCGGACGACATGGTCGTCACATTCGACAAACTGGTGCGCTCCACGCCGTTCGCCCAGCGTATTCGCGGCATTCTCGACCTGCTCGAGAGGGCGTACGAGCGCCCCGTGGATATCGAGTTCGCCTGCGACGGCGAGAACCTCTACGTGCTGCAGTGCCGTTCCTTGTCGCAGACGGCGGAGAGCAGCCCGGCGCAACCGCCGGACGATGTCCGTCCGGAGGATGTCATCTTCGATGCCCGCAAATACGTTCGATCGGGCATGATCGACCGAATCGAGTACGTCGTGTACGTCGACCCTCGCGCGTATGACGCGATACCCGATCTTGATCGCCGGTATGAACTGGCCCGCGTGGTGGGGCGGGTCAACCACCGCCTGGAGCGCGGCACGTTCATTCTGATGGGTCCAGGTCGCTGGGGCAGCAAGGACATCCGCCTCGGTGTTCCCGTGCGCTATGCGGACATCAACCGCTGTCGGATGCTCATCGAGATTGCCCGGGCCAAGGGCGGGTTCGTTCCCGAAGTTTCCTTCGGAACACACTTCTTCCAGGACCTCGTCGAAGCGAAGATCCAGTATCTGCCGCTTTATCCGGACGAATCCCCGAATCGATTCAACGAGCGTTTTTTCGACGAATCGCCGAACGTGCTGGCCGAATTGCTGCCGGAGGACGCGGAGTTCTCGGAAGAGCTTCGCGTGATCTGTGTTCCCACGGCGACCTCCGGACGGCGCGTTCATGTCGCCATGGACGGCGAGGCCGATTACGCCGTGGCGTATCTTCGTTAG
- a CDS encoding tryptophan 7-halogenase, giving the protein MKAERKYDSIVIGGGPAGSTAGAVLAQHGRKVLILEKSRFPRHHIGESLMPQTFWTFQRIGMLDKLRASDFPRKESVQFVSESGKDSQPFYFTDRDPSEWSTTWQVPRDRFDRMMLDNARELGADVLENARAKRVLFEGSRAVGVDVVHNGETLNLAAEAVIDASGQNSVLSRQLGLRYGDPHLRNAAIYAYYRGARRDEGRNAGATIILNTAQRNGWFWFIPLPEDVASIGVVAPPSHLCTARGDDPLATLEEEIAGCPGMARRLEGAERISGAYVTSDFSYRSRRLAGDGWVLVGDAFGFLDPIYSSGVMLALKSGEWAADAVHEGLREGDISGERLGAFAPQFLHGMQMIRLLVHAFYNKGFSFASFTREHPQLHDHIVRILIGDVFNQEVGEVFDAMRGWMEFPEAIQLDSGVTAV; this is encoded by the coding sequence ATGAAAGCCGAGCGGAAGTACGACAGCATCGTGATTGGAGGCGGTCCTGCGGGATCCACGGCGGGGGCGGTTCTGGCCCAGCATGGGCGGAAGGTGCTCATTCTGGAAAAGTCGCGATTCCCACGACACCACATCGGCGAATCGCTGATGCCCCAGACCTTCTGGACGTTCCAGCGCATCGGCATGCTGGACAAGCTGCGGGCTTCGGATTTCCCTCGCAAAGAGAGCGTGCAGTTCGTTTCCGAGTCGGGCAAGGACTCGCAACCATTCTATTTCACGGATCGCGATCCCAGCGAATGGTCGACCACGTGGCAGGTGCCGCGGGACCGATTCGATCGCATGATGCTGGACAATGCCCGTGAACTGGGCGCCGACGTGCTGGAGAACGCCCGGGCCAAGCGCGTGCTCTTCGAGGGCTCGCGTGCCGTGGGCGTGGATGTGGTTCACAACGGGGAGACGCTGAATCTTGCCGCGGAAGCGGTCATCGATGCTTCGGGGCAGAACTCTGTGCTTTCGCGGCAGTTGGGTTTGCGCTACGGCGATCCACACTTGCGAAACGCGGCCATCTACGCTTATTACCGGGGCGCCCGGCGGGACGAGGGCCGGAACGCCGGAGCGACGATCATTCTGAACACGGCCCAGCGAAACGGCTGGTTCTGGTTCATCCCCCTGCCGGAAGACGTTGCGAGCATCGGCGTAGTTGCGCCGCCCTCGCATTTGTGCACGGCTCGAGGCGATGATCCCCTGGCTACATTGGAGGAGGAAATCGCCGGCTGCCCCGGGATGGCCCGCCGGCTGGAGGGGGCGGAGCGAATCAGCGGGGCTTACGTGACCAGCGATTTTTCGTACCGCTCGCGGCGCCTGGCCGGTGACGGCTGGGTGCTGGTGGGTGATGCCTTCGGGTTCCTGGACCCGATCTATTCGTCGGGTGTGATGCTGGCGCTGAAGAGCGGGGAGTGGGCGGCCGACGCCGTCCACGAGGGATTGCGGGAAGGCGATATCTCCGGCGAGCGACTGGGCGCTTTTGCGCCCCAGTTCCTTCACGGCATGCAGATGATCCGCCTGCTGGTTCATGCTTTTTACAACAAGGGGTTCAGCTTCGCATCGTTTACGCGAGAGCATCCGCAGTTGCACGACCACATCGTGCGCATCCTCATTGGCGACGTATTCAACCAGGAGGTCGGGGAGGTCTTCGACGCCATGAGAGGATGGATGGAATTCCCCGAGGCCATTCAACTGGACAGCGGAGTAACCGCGGTATGA